GGAAGTAATATTGCGTTTGTTCATATCAGAATAAGCGTCAGCAACCCTTCAAATTGCAGACGCAAGTAGTTCGGTTGATGCGTTAGGCCTCAATGAGTGAGGCTTACCTAATGGTTATAAGGAATATCGACAATGAGCACATATCAGTCCGATAGGCCAGCGATTCAGACGAATCTTAGGCGGGAAATTGAGGTAGAAGCGGGACATGAATGCTCAGTAACAGGATGCACTGAACATACATATCTCGAAATCCATCATATCAATCAAAACCGAGAAGATAACCGAAAGGAGAATCTAATTCTTCTGTGTGATAAGCATCATAAAATGGCACATGCTGGAGTAATTGATAGGAAAGCTCTGCATAATTATAAGGAGGCTCTTAGGGCTCGCTTAAATAGCAATGAATTTGTGAGGGGGCAGGAGGGCGATAGAGTAAATCGCTTTCTAAATATTGTGACAGACCTACTTTCATATAATGATTGTGGTGAGATTTCATATGTAGGCTCTGAAACGGGGTATTGGTTTGAGCAAGATGTATATATCAAGTTGAGTAACTTTTTTGCGAGCATACATATTTATAATTTTGAGCTTAGGTCTTATGATCGAAGCGTAAGAGATCGGCAGGATCGAATAGTAGATCTAATGCAGCAGGTTCTAAATATTAGAGAACAGGGTAATTACCGTTACAACGGCAGCTATTGCGCAACATTCATTCCAAAACATGCTATTGGTACTCCCGAGTATGATAGAGAGATATCTGCACAGAAAAAACTTGTTGAAGATAAGCTGCTGGAAATACAAAAATTAGCATCCGAGTTATGGGACTATGTAGGGAATAGGTTAGCCTAGTCTTCCTTATAACAAGTCATTCAACCAAACCCAGAGTCACGGCAGCTTCACATCAATTGCCAGTCATTCATTGTGCCGATGGTTGAATGTCAGCAGTGGGTCGGGAGTTGTCTCTCAAGACCTCCTGACAAATGCGAAGGCGCGGGTGGCGAAATCCGATAAGAGCGGGTGGGTAAATTGATAAGAATCTGCGCTTGGGAGCGAGGAACGGGCCAATCTCACCCGCCGCCGACTCGCTTGTCCGCAGCGCAGGGGCCTTCGTTTTTTTGAGGTTGCAGCTTTGGTTTTTTTTCTTGGCCGTTCAAAAGAAGCATGTCCCCACGGTGGCTACCGCTCCTAAATCAACGAGCCGAAGGCACTAAAAAGAAGATTTCTACGTAATATCAGTTATTAAGTTAGCTTTTTAGTGATGCCCATCGTATTACCCCACCCACAGCCTCTCTATTACCAGCCCTAAGAAAAAAATCACCAGCAAGCCCAGCGTGGAGTAGAGAATCCATTTGATGATGCGCAGCCAGCCCGGGTCTTGGCTGCGCTGGTATTTGAACGCGCAATAGGCGATGCCAAGTACGGCAAGTACAAATAACAGGCGCAGGACAATAAACATCAGATTCCTAAGGCAGGCAGATCGTGGAATGAGCTGGGGACGTCGTCGCGGTTTTCAAAGCTGACAATCTCGTAGGAGGATTCGTCGTCGAGCAGGGCGCGCAGCAGTTTGTTATTCATGGCGTGGCCGGATTTATAGCCTTCAAAGGCGGCAATCAAAGGGCGGCCAAGGATGTATAAATCGCCAACCAGATCGAGCACTTTATGGCGGACAAATTCGTCTTCAAAACGCAAGCCACCGTCGTTGAGCACGCGGTATTCATCAATCACAATCGCGTTATCCATGCTGCCGCCACGGGCTAAGCCGTTCATGCGCAGGTATTCCACTTCATGGATAAAGCCAAACGTGCGGGCACGGGCAATTTCGCTGACATAATTCGTGTCAGCAAAATCGAGCTTGATGGTTTGGGCTGATTTTTTAAATGCGGGGTGGGCAAAGTCGATGGTGAGCGCTACTTTATAGCCGTCATGCGGGAGCAGGCGTACCCATTTATCGCCTTCAGATACTTCTATAGGTTTCAGCACGCGGACAAATTGCTTGGCCGCATGTTGATCCACAATGCCTGCTGATTGCAGCAGATAGATAAAAGGCGCTGCCGATCCATCCATAATCGGCATTTCCGGGGCGTCGACTTCAACAATCACATTGTCGATGCCTAACCCCGCAAATGCAGACATGATGTGCTCGATCGTGCCGACACGTACGCCGTCTTTGACGAGCGTAGAGGAGAGCCGCGTGTCGTTGACCAGAGCGGGCGTAACTCTGAATGGCGTCGACTCGGGCAAATCGACGCGTTGGAAAACGATCCCGCTATTGACCGGGGCCGGTTTTAGGACGAGGGTAACCCGCTCGCCAGAATGCAGGCCCACGCCAACGGCGCGGATAGTCGTCTTCAGAGTGCGTTGCTGAAACATATTGGTCTCTTTAATCAACAGACCTCAATCTTACCAGCACCGGGTAGTGTGCTGGATTGATCTTTGCAATCTTGCCAATAGGCAATGCCTTTATCTCCGTCTGAAACACTCAATGCGGGCAGGCCAGGCGGTGCCCGACCTGCTCTGCTTTCATGATTAATCTGCCTGACGGCGTAAGAAAGCAGGGATATCCATATCCACATTAGAAGTTGTGCTGCGGCTTACGGTGGCTACATCGCCTGCAGAGCCACGCGCGCTGCGGTTATTCGGACGGAAGCCCGGTGGCAAATCGTAAGCGCCCCAGTCTGGCTCGCCAGAGTGATTGTCTGTGCCCGTTTTAAGCTGCGGTGTTTGTACGACAGACAGCTGTGGCTTATTGGCGTTATTGCCCATACCGGTAGCAATAATGGTAATGCGGATTTGCTCACCTAGGCTTTCATCGTAAACCACACCGTGTTTAACCATGGCATCTTCTGCCACATGCGATTGGATGATTTCACGGGCGCGGGTGATTTCGCTTTTCTTCAGGCTGGCACGGCTGGCGCTGATATTCAGCAGTACACCACGCGCACCCTTGAAGTTGATATTGTCCAGAAGCGGGCAGCTGATGGCTTCTTCGGTGGCGCGGATAGCGCGGTTTTCGCCTGCAGCAAAGGCGGAGCCCATCATGGCCATGCCTTTTTCCTGCATCACGGTCTTAACGTCGGCAAAGTCCACGTTGATCAGACCAGGATACTGGATGATTTCTACGATAGAAGCGACGGCATTACGCAGTACATCGTCAGCAGCGCGGAAGGCTTCGTCTACGGTAACGTCTTCACCGAGTACTTCTTCCAGTTTTTGGTTGGAAACAATAATCAGTGAATCGACCGAGCGTGAAAGCTCATCGATACCAGCCTGAGCCACTTTCTGGCGCGAGCCTTCGTCAAGACCAGGCTTGGTGACTACGCCCACGGTGAAAATGCCTTTTTCACGGGCAATTTGTGCAATCACAGGGGATGCGCCCGTACCTGTACCGCCGCCCATACCTGCGGTGATAAACAAGAGATTTGCACCATTGATCAGCTCACCAATGCGCTCGCGATCGGCTTCGGCTGCTTCGCGGGCAACTTCAGGATCGCAGCCTGCACCAAAGCCCGTCGTGCCCAATTGCACAACATCCGTAGCTTTAGAGAGTTTAAGCACCTGAGCATCGGTGTTGGCAGCAATAAACTGCACCCCATTCAATGCGTGCTCAATCATATTGTTGATCGCGTTGCAGCCTGCGCCGCCCACACCGATCACTTTAATATTGACGTGATGTGCAACTTCTTGCACTTCAAAAGTTAATGCCATGTTGCTCTCCTTGCGTTGCCCGATTTAAACAGCGTGGGGATGTTTCCCCTTATCGCTGATCCTTACCCGAATTTAAAAGGTGTTTTGAAACCAAAACGTCATAACAGCTAAAATATCCCCTGAGCCGTTATTTTTTCCCTGATTAAAATGTGTTTTGAAACCAAGATTTCATGCGGCCAAAAATATCCCCTACACCGCCGTCTTTGCCCCGGTTTACAGGGTTCTTTAGTAATTGTTCACGTGCAATTAACAGCAAACCCACCGCTGTGGAATAGCGCGGGTTTTTTACCACTTCGGCAAGGCCACCCACGTATTTCGGTGTGCCCATGCGTAGCGGCATATGGAAAATCTCTTCGCCAAGCTCAACCATGCCGGGCATCATTGCGGCTCCACCGGTAATCACAATGCCGCTGGACAGGCGCCCTTCAAAACCAGAGCGGCGTAACTCCTGCTGAACTAGGCCATACAGCTCTTCAACGCGCGGCTCAATCACTTCCGCCAGAGTATGGCGGCTCATTTGCCGTGCACCGCGCTCACCTACACCCGGCACTTCAATCATTTGCGCCGGATCGCTCATATGGCGCAGCGCTACACCATGCTGCAACTTAATGGTTTCGGCTTCTGAGGTTGGCGTACGCAGCGCCATGGCGATATCGTTAGTCACCTGATCGCCTGCAATCGGAATCACGGCGGTATGGCGAATGGCGCCGCCAATAAAGATGGCCAGATCGGTGGTGCCGCCGCCAATATCTACCAAGCAAACACCAAGGTCTTTTTCATCTTCAGTTAGCACTGAATAAGATGAAGCCAGTGGTTGTAACACCACTTCTTCGATCTCCAGCCCGCAGCGACGCACACATTTGGTGATATTTTGTACCGCGCTGACTGCGCCACTGACGATATGCACGTTGACATGCAAACGCACGCCCGACATGCCCATCGGCTCTTTCACGCCCTCTTGGCCGTCTATCATGTATTCCTGCGCCAGAATGTGCAGAACCTGATGGTCGGTGGGGATATTAACCGCGCTGGCCGTTTCAATCACACGGTCTACATCGGCCGAGGTGACTTCTTTATCCTTGATCGCCACCATGCCATCAGAATTAATGCTCTTGATGTGGCTGCCGGCAATACCGGTAAAGACCTGGCTGATTTTGCAATCGGCCATCAGCTCGGCTTCGCCCAGTGCGGACTGGATGGCCGCGACGGTTTTTTCAATATCAACGACCACACCACGTTTCAAACCGCGCGATGCAGCCGAGCCCAGACCAATCACATTGAGTGTGCCGTCTTCTTTGATTTCGGCGACAACAGCCACCACCTTGGATGTGCCAATGTCCAGCCCGACAATGATGTTTTTGCTATCTCTGGTCACCTGACAACCTCTTTACTCAATGTCTTACTTTTTAAAAACGATTTGATATCAAAATCGTATCGCTGAATTTTCTGTTTGCAGCAGGTTTTACCTGCCTTACCATTTTTCAAAACCGTCATGGTTATGCCGGTTTGGCTACTGCGGGCTTGGCCGGTACTGCTGGCTTTACCACGGGCTTACTTTCTACTGGCTTGTACTCTGGCAATCTGACTGCAAAGCCATTGGGATAACGTAAATCTACATATTCAAAAGGCTGCTTCAGCAAAGCCAGCGAATTGGGGTAGGCCGTTACAAACCGCGCCGTTCTGGCTACCGGCTCATCTCTGCCTACTTCAATAATCAGCTGGTGATCCAGCTCAAAGCGCCATGCTCTTCGTTCGGAAAGCCAGACATGGGTGGCTTTTTTCCCCAATGGCTGCAAGGTTTTATGCAGCTCTGCAAAGCCATCAATCATGACCTTTTCTGTGCCTTCCGGGCCTTCCAGAATGGGCAGCTGATCGTTGGATGCCGCATCAAAACGCTCACCATAACTATTAAGCAGGGCCACCGAGCCCCAGCGTGCAACTGCCTTGTGCTCTTCTACCCTGACCTCTACCCGGTCTGGCCAGTGCCTGCGTACCGTCACTTGCCTTACCCATGGCAGCTTTTCAAAGGCCTGCCGCGTCTTATCCAAATCCAGGGTAAAAAACGTTCCTGTCAGTTCGTGCTTAATAACGTATTGCAATTGCTCGCGTGTAACGTGAACTAAATCACCATCCACTTTGATTCTTTTAATTGGAAACAAAGGCGAATGCACGGTTAAAAACAGTAAGGCGTAAAACAAAAGCAATAAAGCTAATGCAGTCAGCAAATTGGCAAACCACATTAAAAGCTGAGGTTTATCCCACATGGGCGAACCTCGCTGCAATGGTTTGTGGGCTGAAATGGCTGAATAAAATCACCGATTATTATTCCAGCGTGCTGTTTAATACTTGCAAAACTAAATCCTCATAACTTAAGCCGGCTTCTCTTGCTGCCATAGGAAATAAACTATGTGAAGTCATGCCTGGCGCGGTATTGGCTTCTAATAAATAAGGCTTACCCGCTTCATCCATTAAGAAATCGATACGCGCCCAGCCCCGGCCTCCCAACGCCCAAAAGGCTTGTTTCACGTAAGCGGTAATTTGCTCGTTAAGCTGTGCAGACAAACCCGCAGGACAGCGGTAAACCGTGTCATCGCGGATATATTTGGCTTCGTAATCGTAGAATTCTGTAGCAGGCTCGATCTTTACAAACGACAGCACTTGTTCACCCAGTACAGCGGCGGTGTATTCTCCCCCACCAATGAACTGTTCTGCAATCACAATCTTGTCATACTTGTAAGCTTCTTCGAACGCAGCGGCAAGTTCCCCGGTATTTTTTACTTTGCTCACGCCAATACTGGAGCCTTCGCAGGCTGGTTTTACAAATAATGGCAGGCCAAGTTTTTGCTCAATCGCAGCAAAATCGCTGTTTGCATTCAAAATTTCAAAAGCTGGAATCGGCAGGCCAAGCGCTTGCCAGATTAACTTGCTCCGCAGCTTATCCATACCCAGCGCCGAGGCCAATACACCACAACCCGTGTAAGGGATGCCCATCACTTCAAGCGCGCCCTGCAAAGTGCCATCTTCACCAAAAGGGCCGTGCAAAATCAGAAATGCACGGTCAAAACCTTCTGCTTTTAACGCTTCAAGAGGCTTTGTTGCAGGATCAAAAGCGTGCGCATCCACGCCGCGTGCCTGCAGGGCTTCTAAAACACCTTTGCCGCTCATTAATGACACTTCACGTTCTGCCGAAGTGCCACCCATCACGACCGCTACTTTTCCGTATTTATTCATTTTGCGTACTCAATCAAGCTGTTGTTTTTCGCGTGGGCACAATGCCCATCCTACAAATTTCAAACCCAAATCTTGAACCTCAGAGTAAAAGGAGAGCACGAAGGGCCACGGAGAAAAGCAAAAGATGCTTCGTCTTTGTTTTAATTAGATTTTCTCCGTGAAACGCTGTGTTCTCCGTGCCTTTCCGTGGTTCGAGACTTAGGTTTTGTTATTTAAAATTGCAGCAACCTTGCCAGGAACGCCGCCTATCGTGCCTGCGCCCATGGTGATGATGACATCGCCGTCTTTGGCTGCGGCCATAATGGCTGCGGGCATTTCCTGGATATCGGCTACAAATTGCGGCTCCACCTTGCCAACTACGCGTACCGCGCGGGCTAGGCTGCGGCTGTCTGCGGCCACAATCGGGGTTTCGCCGGCGGCATACACTTCGCCAAGCAATAGGCCATCAACCGTGGATAACACTTGTACAAAATCTTCAAAGCAATCGCGGGTGCGGGTGTAGCGGTGTGGCTGAAATGCCAGCACTAAGCGGCGGCCCGGAAATGCACCCCGTGCAGCGGCAATGGTGGCAGCCATTTCAACCGGATGGTGGCCGTAGTCATCCACCAGCGTAAAGCTGCCGCCTGTTTCAAGCGCTATTTCGCCATAGCGCTGGAAGCGGCGTCCTACTCCTTGGAAGCTTGCTAATGCCGACTGAATGGCAGCTTCATCTGCACCAATTTCAATCCCCACGGCAATGGCGGCTAGGGCGTTCAGCACATTGTGCATGCCTGGCATATTCAGTGTGATGGGCAGGCGGCGGGATTCGCCGTTTTCCCAAACTGCATCAAATTGCATACGGCCATCAAGGGCGACGATATTCTCGGCGCGCAGCATGGCGTCGGAGCTGACGCCATAGCTGGTAATCGGGCTGGTGACCTGTGGCAGGATCTCACGCACATAAGGATCATCAATGCACAACACGGCGCGGCCATAGAAGGGCAGGTGCTGCAAGAAGGTAATAAAAGCCTTCTTCAGATTATTAAAGTCGTGACCATAGGTATCCATATGGTCCTGGTCGATATTGGTCACCACCGAAATAACCGGGGTGAGCAGCAGGAAAGATGCATCGCTTTCATCGGCTTCGGCCACTAAAAAGTCGCCATGGCCTAAGCGGGCATTGCTGCCAGCAGCGTGTAATTTGCCACCAATCACAAAGGTAGGATCTAAACCTGCGGCTTCTAAAATAGAGGCGGTGAGGCTGGTGGTGGTGGTTTTTCCGTGCGTGCCGGCAATGGCGATGCCTTGCTTTAAGCGCATTAGCTCGGCGAGCATTTGGGCGCGTGGCACCACCGGTATTTTACGATTACGTGCTTCGATGACTTCCGGGTTATCGTCTTTGACCGCGCTGGAAATCACCACCACATCTGCATTGGCCACATATTCGGCCGCATGGCCTAAATGGACGTGTGCGCCGTTTGCAGCAAGGCGCTGGCTGGTGGCATTACTGCCGAGGTCTGAGCCACTGATCTCAAAACCAAGGTTGAGTAAGACCTCAGCGATGCCGCTCATGCCAACACCGCCGATACCTACAAAATGGATACGTTTAACTTTGTGTTTCATCATCGTTTCTACTTGGCTAATTCTTCAATCACCGATACCACTTGCATCGTGGCATCCGGTTTTGCCAGACCGCGTGCTAGCTTGGCGATGCTTAAGCATTGTCCGCGGCTGGTTTGGGTCAGTAATTGGGCAAACGCGGCGGCGTTAAATTCTTTTTGCGCGATTAAAAGGCCTGCACCGTTCTCACTTAAATAGCGTGCATTGCCGGTTTGGTGATCATCAACTGCGTGCGGAAAAGGCACCAGCACCGATGCGGCGCCTACACAGGCCAGCTCGGCCACGGTCAGCGCGCCGGCACGGCATAAAATCAAATCGGCATTGGCGTAGGCCTCTGCCATATCGCTGATAAATGCCACGCAATCTGCGCTGACATCGGCGGCGGCATAATTGGCCCGCAAGGCTTCAATATGTTTTTCGCCCGCCTGATGAATCACCATCGGGCGCTGATCAGCAGGCATTAAGGCCAGTGCCTTGGGAACTTCTTCGTTAAAGACTTGTGCGCCTAAGCTGCCACCAACAACCAGCAGCCTGAGCGGGCCAGTGCGCCCTGCAAAGCGGGCCTCAGGCAGCGCTAGATTTTGGATTTCTGCCCTTACCGGGTTGCCAATGCAGCCTTCAATTCCTGGAAATGCACTTGGAAAAGCAAACAGTACGCGGTTGGCAATCTTAGACAGCACCTTATTCGTGAGCCCTGCTACCGAGTTTTGTTCGTGGATTACCAGTGGCAGCCACAGCATGCGCATGGCTACGCCGCCAGGGAAGCCGGTAAAGCCGCCAAAGCCAATGGCCACATCAGGCCTATGCTCAAAAATGGCTTTAAATGCGCCGCAAAGTGCCTTGAGTTGTACCCAAGGTTGGCTGAGTTTTTTCAGCAGCCCTTTGCCGCGCACGCCATCAATTTTGAGGGTGATCAGATCAATGCCATGCTCAGGCACGATGCGGGTTTCCATACGGCCCGCAGCGCCCAGCCAGATGATTTTCCAGCCGCGTGTTTTTAGCTCATTAGCTACCGCAAGAGCAGGGAAAATATGCCCGCCTGTGCCGCCTGCCATTACGAGAAGGGTACGTTTACTCATGCACGGTACCCCCTGATCAGCTGGCGGTTTTCGTAATCAATCCGCATCAGAACGCCTAAAGCAATTAAATTTGCAACCACGCCAGAGCCACCAAAAGACAGCAGCGGCAGGGTTAAACCCTTGGTGGGCATCAGGCCCATATTTACGCCAATATTGATAAATGACTGTACGCCCATCCAGATTCCTACGCCTTGAGCGGCTAAAGCTTGCCAGTGGCGCTCCAGCTTGGCGGCTTGTACGCCGATCATAAATGAGCGAAAAATCAGAAAAGCAAACAGCAAAATCACAAGGGCTACACCGATAAAGCCAAACTCTTCGGCAATAATTGCCATTAAAAAGTCGGTATGCGCTTCGGGCAGGTAGGAGAGTTTTTCTACGCTAGCCCCAAGACCCACGCCGCTCCATTCGCCCCGGCCAAAAGCAATTAGCGAATGGCTAAGCTGATAGCCCTTGCCGTACGGATCTTTCCACGGATCTAAAAACCCCAGTACGCGTTGCATACGGTAAGGCGAGCTGACCACCAGCCCCACAAACGCCACGCCCAAGAACATAAACAGGCCGGCAAAGAGCTTCCAGTTAAAACCGCCTAAAAAGAGTGCGCCCATGGCGATTGCTGTAATCACGGCAAAAGCACCAAAGTCTGGCTCCAGCAATAAGAGTGCGCCCACCAGCGCCATCACCATAAACATGGGGAACAGCACTTTGCTTACGCTTTGCATAAATGAGCCTGTCATGCTGATGGCTTTGCGTACGGTGTAATCCGCGGCATAAAGCACAACAAATAGCTTCATCAACTCGGACGGTTGCAAGTTAATTACCACCAAAGACAGCCAGCGGCGGCTACCGTTTACTTCGCGCCCCACGCCCGGAATCAGTACCAAGAGCAGCAAAATCATGCCAATTAAAAACAGGGTGGATGAATACTGCTGCCAGGTTTTGGTAGAAATAGAAAAGGCAATAAATGCACCTGCAATGCCGACGACCAAGAAAATCACATGGCGAATCAAAAAATAGTTAGAGCGAAAGCCGGTGTCTTTATCTACTTCGGCCATCGCAATTGATGAGGAATACACCATCACCAAACCAATCGTCAGCAGCAGGGTAATGCACCAGAACAGCGCCTGATCATAGGCCGCCATATTGGGGCGCAGCCGTTTGATAGCTTGTGAAAATAGCTGGCGCATCAGGCCTCCAAACCTTTTGGGAGCTTATCTTTATGCCCACTCATCGTTGGGCATACCCGAATGGCGGTTTGAGAAAATAGTTGGGGCATATCAGCTCGCTAAACCTTTAACCGCAGCGATAAATACTTCGGCGCGGTGGTGGTAGTTGCGGTACATGTCGAGGCTGGCGCAAGCAGGGGAAAGCAGCACAACATCGCCGCTTTCGGCAAAGTTGCTGGCAAACTGCACTGCCATTTCCATATTGGGCAGTTGCAGGACGGGCAGCAGATGTTCGTTATCAGAATCTACAAATTGTGATTGGGCTTCATTGAGCGCTTCGGCCAGAATGGGCGCGTCGCGGCCGATCAGAATTACCGCGCGGCAAATGCGTGCGCAAGCGGCTTTAAGCGGGCGGAAATCCTGGCCCTTGCCATCGCCGCCAGCGATCAGCACAACTGGGCGGGTCATGCCTTTGAGCGCAGCTTCGGTTGCGCCTACATTGGTGCCTTTGGAATCATCAAAGTAATCAACGCCCTGCACCGTGGCCACATACTCCACCCGGTGGGCAAGGCCAGTGAATGATTTCAAAGCGGCCAGCAGCGGGGCTGTTTCTAAGCCAATGGCTCGGCAAAGCGCGATAGCGGATAGCGCGTTCACCGCATTATGTAAGCCTGCCACGGGCAACTCTGTCGCATTGAGCAGCGCTTCATCCCCAAGGCTTAAGGTGAATTCGCTCCCTTTCAGGCCGTACTCATCAGCGGCACGCGGCGCATCGGCACCAAACCAGACAATCTGGCGGGATTTCAGCTCTGACGCCATGGCGAGGCAGTGGGCGTCTTCACGGTTTAAAACAACCGTGCCTGTACCGGCAAAAATAGCGGCCTTGGTGGCGGCGTAATGCGCCAGATTTTTATAACGGTCTAAATGGTCTTCGCTGATATTCAGTACGGTGGCGGCATCGGCATTCAGTGAGGTGGTGGTTTCGAGCTGAAAGCTGGACAGCTCCAACACAAACACATCGGCATCCGGTCTGGCGGTGAGCGCATCAAGGACCGGCAGGCCGATATTGCCAGCCATTACGGCTTTTAAACCGGCGGCTTCGCACATCTGGCCAACCATGCTGGTAACGGTGGATTTACCGTTGGAGCCGGTGATGGCAATTACTTTAACGGCAGTGCCGGCAATGGCCTGAGCAAATAATTCCACATCGCCCAAAGCAGGCACGCCACGGGCCACGGCTGCTGCAATGGCCGGGGTGGCAAGTGGCACACCGGGGCTGACAATCAGCGCACCGGCATCTGCAAATGTGGTATCGCTGAATGCACCTAAGCGCAGTTCAATATCTGGGTGGGCAGCATGCAGCAGTTCTAGGTTTGGAGGCGTGCTGCGGCTGTCTGCCACCGTGACGCGCGCGCCCTGAGCGGCCAGCCACTTAGCAGCAGAAAAGCCCGATTCGCCTAAACCTACAACGATGCAATGTTTGCCTTGGTAATTCATTTTCTATCTCAGTGAAATGCTTAAATTTCTAAAAAAATCTGAAAGTCTGTAGACACAGAGCACACAGAGAAAACCTTATAAAAGTGGGCGATTTCTTTACCCGTTTTTAATCCTCATGGTTTTCTCTATGTGCTGCTTTTCCTCTCTGTGTTCTCTGTGTTTACAGAACTTTTAAGGTTTAACGCAGCTTCAGCGTGGCTAAACCCGCTAATACCAACAGCATGGTGATAATCCAGAAGCGCACGACGACCTGCGTTTCTTTCCAGCCTTTGAGTTCGTAATGATGGTGAATCGGGGCCATTCTGAAGACCCGTTTGCCGCGTAATTTAAAGCTGGCCACCTGAATCATCACCGACAGTGCTTCCATCACAAACACGCCGCCCATAATCAGCAAGACGATTTCCTGACGGACAATCACCGCCACAATACCAAGGCCTGCGCCAAGTGCTAATGCACCCACATCGCCCATAAAGACTTCGGCTGGGTAGGCGTTAAACCATAAAAATCCCAAGCCTGCACCGGCCATGGCTGCACAGAAAATCACCAGCTCGCCTGCGCCGGGTACATGGGGCACGCCCAGATATTTGGAGAACACCACATTGCCCGCAACATAGGCAAAAATGCAGAAAGCAAAAGAAATCAGCACCGTTGGCATAATCGCCAGCCCGTCCAGACCATCTGTGAGGTTGACCGCATTACTGGTGCCTACAATCACAAAGTAAGTCAGCACGCAAAAGCCAATCGCGCCAAAGGGGTAGAGAATCTGCTTGAAAAATGGAATCACAAAGCCGGTATTGGCGGGCAGGCTGCCACCGGCGTGAACCAAAAATACCCCCGCACCAATCGCAATCAGCGATTGCCAGAAAAGCTTGGCTTTGGCTGATAAACCTTTAGGATCTTTCAGCGCGAT
This portion of the Iodobacter fluviatilis genome encodes:
- a CDS encoding HNH endonuclease signature motif containing protein, which codes for MSTYQSDRPAIQTNLRREIEVEAGHECSVTGCTEHTYLEIHHINQNREDNRKENLILLCDKHHKMAHAGVIDRKALHNYKEALRARLNSNEFVRGQEGDRVNRFLNIVTDLLSYNDCGEISYVGSETGYWFEQDVYIKLSNFFASIHIYNFELRSYDRSVRDRQDRIVDLMQQVLNIREQGNYRYNGSYCATFIPKHAIGTPEYDREISAQKKLVEDKLLEIQKLASELWDYVGNRLA
- the ftsZ gene encoding cell division protein FtsZ, with translation MALTFEVQEVAHHVNIKVIGVGGAGCNAINNMIEHALNGVQFIAANTDAQVLKLSKATDVVQLGTTGFGAGCDPEVAREAAEADRERIGELINGANLLFITAGMGGGTGTGASPVIAQIAREKGIFTVGVVTKPGLDEGSRQKVAQAGIDELSRSVDSLIIVSNQKLEEVLGEDVTVDEAFRAADDVLRNAVASIVEIIQYPGLINVDFADVKTVMQEKGMAMMGSAFAAGENRAIRATEEAISCPLLDNINFKGARGVLLNISASRASLKKSEITRAREIIQSHVAEDAMVKHGVVYDESLGEQIRITIIATGMGNNANKPQLSVVQTPQLKTGTDNHSGEPDWGAYDLPPGFRPNNRSARGSAGDVATVSRSTTSNVDMDIPAFLRRQAD
- a CDS encoding cell division protein FtsQ/DivIB, with amino-acid sequence MWDKPQLLMWFANLLTALALLLLFYALLFLTVHSPLFPIKRIKVDGDLVHVTREQLQYVIKHELTGTFFTLDLDKTRQAFEKLPWVRQVTVRRHWPDRVEVRVEEHKAVARWGSVALLNSYGERFDAASNDQLPILEGPEGTEKVMIDGFAELHKTLQPLGKKATHVWLSERRAWRFELDHQLIIEVGRDEPVARTARFVTAYPNSLALLKQPFEYVDLRYPNGFAVRLPEYKPVESKPVVKPAVPAKPAVAKPA
- the ftsA gene encoding cell division protein FtsA, which encodes MTRDSKNIIVGLDIGTSKVVAVVAEIKEDGTLNVIGLGSAASRGLKRGVVVDIEKTVAAIQSALGEAELMADCKISQVFTGIAGSHIKSINSDGMVAIKDKEVTSADVDRVIETASAVNIPTDHQVLHILAQEYMIDGQEGVKEPMGMSGVRLHVNVHIVSGAVSAVQNITKCVRRCGLEIEEVVLQPLASSYSVLTEDEKDLGVCLVDIGGGTTDLAIFIGGAIRHTAVIPIAGDQVTNDIAMALRTPTSEAETIKLQHGVALRHMSDPAQMIEVPGVGERGARQMSRHTLAEVIEPRVEELYGLVQQELRRSGFEGRLSSGIVITGGAAMMPGMVELGEEIFHMPLRMGTPKYVGGLAEVVKNPRYSTAVGLLLIAREQLLKNPVNRGKDGGVGDIFGRMKSWFQNTF
- a CDS encoding D-alanine--D-alanine ligase; amino-acid sequence: MNKYGKVAVVMGGTSAEREVSLMSGKGVLEALQARGVDAHAFDPATKPLEALKAEGFDRAFLILHGPFGEDGTLQGALEVMGIPYTGCGVLASALGMDKLRSKLIWQALGLPIPAFEILNANSDFAAIEQKLGLPLFVKPACEGSSIGVSKVKNTGELAAAFEEAYKYDKIVIAEQFIGGGEYTAAVLGEQVLSFVKIEPATEFYDYEAKYIRDDTVYRCPAGLSAQLNEQITAYVKQAFWALGGRGWARIDFLMDEAGKPYLLEANTAPGMTSHSLFPMAAREAGLSYEDLVLQVLNSTLE
- the murC gene encoding UDP-N-acetylmuramate--L-alanine ligase, yielding MKHKVKRIHFVGIGGVGMSGIAEVLLNLGFEISGSDLGSNATSQRLAANGAHVHLGHAAEYVANADVVVISSAVKDDNPEVIEARNRKIPVVPRAQMLAELMRLKQGIAIAGTHGKTTTTSLTASILEAAGLDPTFVIGGKLHAAGSNARLGHGDFLVAEADESDASFLLLTPVISVVTNIDQDHMDTYGHDFNNLKKAFITFLQHLPFYGRAVLCIDDPYVREILPQVTSPITSYGVSSDAMLRAENIVALDGRMQFDAVWENGESRRLPITLNMPGMHNVLNALAAIAVGIEIGADEAAIQSALASFQGVGRRFQRYGEIALETGGSFTLVDDYGHHPVEMAATIAAARGAFPGRRLVLAFQPHRYTRTRDCFEDFVQVLSTVDGLLLGEVYAAGETPIVAADSRSLARAVRVVGKVEPQFVADIQEMPAAIMAAAKDGDVIITMGAGTIGGVPGKVAAILNNKT
- the lpxC gene encoding UDP-3-O-acyl-N-acetylglucosamine deacetylase, with amino-acid sequence MFQQRTLKTTIRAVGVGLHSGERVTLVLKPAPVNSGIVFQRVDLPESTPFRVTPALVNDTRLSSTLVKDGVRVGTIEHIMSAFAGLGIDNVIVEVDAPEMPIMDGSAAPFIYLLQSAGIVDQHAAKQFVRVLKPIEVSEGDKWVRLLPHDGYKVALTIDFAHPAFKKSAQTIKLDFADTNYVSEIARARTFGFIHEVEYLRMNGLARGGSMDNAIVIDEYRVLNDGGLRFEDEFVRHKVLDLVGDLYILGRPLIAAFEGYKSGHAMNNKLLRALLDDESSYEIVSFENRDDVPSSFHDLPALGI